In the Zerene cesonia ecotype Mississippi chromosome 28, Zerene_cesonia_1.1, whole genome shotgun sequence genome, TGGCTGAATATTCCGACCCGAAGAGAAGGGGTTATTTCACTACTATCAAAAAGTGTACAGTAGCAATGGGATCTTTAGTCTGCCACTCTTTGTACCTCACTTGGACCTGGCGGCACATTGGCCTACTGGCGTGTGTCCCCTTTATTCTATCGACTATCGATATATTGCTTTGGCCAGAAAGTCCAGCCTATTTGGCCATGCAGGGACGATACAATGAATGTAGAAAGTCCCACAAATGGCTATTCGGAGATTCAAGTAAGGCCAATAAAGACTTGAATGACTTAATTTCAGCGCAAATACGAAGAAGGGCTAAGAAGAAAAAGACGGCAGTGGAAATCGTTATCAGGTTTCTTGGTAAATTTGGTAGAAAAGATTTCATGCTGCCATTTTTAATCGCAACTTTCTTGACGATAATTATTGAAGCGTCAGGGCGGTATTATATGATGacgtatattatacaaattgtgCTAGAAATAACTGGTGATAGAACTTTGGGGGTATATTGCTCGATAGGTGCAGATATATTTACGATGTTCGCGTTATTAATATCAACTTTTGTGATACGATTGATGTCTCGTCGAAATATCTTGTTTTACTTCGGATATACAACAGTTGCTCtcatgtatattataagtgtcgttatgtttttaaaatctagATACAGTATAGGGAATGATATGCCCTGGCTAATTCCATCTATGATATTATTGAATACTCTAGTTTGTTATATAGGTGTAACGCCAActtgttttacaattttcgGTGAAATTTTTCCTTTAGAGCACAAGGGGATAGCTACGTTTGCTACTGGTATAGTTTTTACTTCTCTTTACGctgtaacaattaaatatgtaccaaTTATGATGGAAAAATTAGGCATAGAAGGAATGTTTGCAATCTTTGCTTCGTGTTTACTTGTATCGTTTATATTTCTACACTTTATATTGATGGAGACTAAAGACAAGACACTGCAAGAAAttgaagataaaattaaaggaATTCCAAATAGGGAAATACTTTTAGGccagaaaataaatgaagaaatatAGATCCACCTGAAATAAAGCTTTAGGTGCATAAAGAGGGCAGGAAGGTAGCCTCTCAAAGCAGGGTAATTATAATGTCTAGTTACTTGTATTGCGCAAATCTATCTAGGTTATCATTTACTTTATTCtggtacttatatttattatgcaccacta is a window encoding:
- the LOC119837701 gene encoding sugar transporter ERD6-like 9, with the protein product MAEYSDPKRRGYFTTIKKCTVAMGSLVCHSLYLTWTWRHIGLLACVPFILSTIDILLWPESPAYLAMQGRYNECRKSHKWLFGDSSKANKDLNDLISAQIRRRAKKKKTAVEIVIRFLEHKGIATFATGIVFTSLYAVTIKYVPIMMEKLGIEGMFAIFASCLLVSFIFLHFILMETKDKTLQEIEDKIKGIPNREILLGQKINEEI